One window of Candidatus Phytoplasma solani genomic DNA carries:
- the mnmA gene encoding tRNA 2-thiouridine(34) synthase MnmA yields MKKVVVGLSGGVDSAVAALLLKEEGYQVEAVFMRNWDSQLNYDLQGNTTLNDLCPQELDYSDALKVSLQLGIKLHRVDFVEDYWKKVFLSFINDLKNNFTPNPDILCNNEIKFKTFIQYVTFKYKPQYIAMGHYARIIYDKNKTPLLACPYDQTKDQTYFLSQLQTSQLQNIIFPLANLTKIEVRKIALKKGLINATKKDSTGICFIGERKFQEFLSNYLPAQIGNIKKLDGTFLTKHKGVMYYTIGQRKNLGLGEFSGEKEPFFVVGKDLKTNTLYVEPNSKHPHLYSDAALIIDLVWRGQKSKTKLQAKMRYRQPNQEVFLTWINDNTLKIGYPQTIKAVTPGQICAFYDNDICCGAGVIKEVYFENKKRLYT; encoded by the coding sequence ATGAAAAAAGTAGTTGTTGGCTTGTCGGGGGGGGTTGATAGTGCAGTTGCTGCCTTACTTTTAAAAGAAGAAGGTTACCAAGTTGAAGCTGTTTTTATGCGTAATTGGGACAGTCAACTTAATTATGATTTACAAGGAAACACAACTTTAAATGACCTTTGTCCACAAGAACTAGATTATTCTGACGCTTTAAAAGTTTCTTTGCAATTAGGAATTAAATTGCATCGTGTTGATTTTGTTGAAGATTATTGGAAAAAAGTTTTTCTTTCGTTTATTAACGATTTGAAAAATAATTTCACTCCTAATCCTGATATTTTATGTAACAACGAAATAAAATTTAAAACTTTTATTCAATATGTTACTTTCAAATACAAACCACAATATATTGCTATGGGTCATTATGCTCGAATTATTTACGACAAAAACAAAACTCCTTTGCTTGCATGTCCTTACGACCAAACAAAAGACCAAACTTATTTTTTATCTCAATTACAAACTTCTCAATTACAAAATATTATTTTTCCTTTAGCCAACCTAACCAAAATAGAAGTCAGAAAAATTGCTTTAAAAAAAGGATTAATTAACGCCACTAAAAAAGATTCTACTGGTATTTGTTTTATTGGCGAAAGAAAATTTCAGGAATTTTTAAGTAATTATTTACCAGCACAAATTGGAAATATAAAAAAATTAGATGGTACTTTTTTAACTAAACATAAAGGAGTGATGTATTATACAATTGGACAACGAAAAAATTTAGGTTTAGGAGAGTTTTCTGGCGAAAAAGAACCTTTTTTTGTTGTTGGTAAAGATTTAAAAACAAATACTTTATATGTCGAACCTAACTCAAAACATCCTCATTTATACAGCGATGCAGCTTTAATTATTGATCTTGTTTGGCGCGGGCAAAAATCAAAAACTAAACTACAAGCTAAAATGCGTTATCGTCAACCTAATCAAGAAGTGTTTTTAACTTGGATTAACGATAACACTTTAAAAATTGGTTATCCTCAAACAATTAAAGCTGTTACTCCAGGACAAATATGTGCTTTTTATGATAATGATATTTGTTGTGGAGCAGGTGTAATTAAAGAAGTTTATTTTGAAAATAAAAAACGATTATATACTTAA
- a CDS encoding nitrilase-related carbon-nitrogen hydrolase, with the protein MYKNGLIKVQLSSPNLKIGNPLANAYSINEILKESKASFVLFPELCLSSYTAGDLFFETNFLNENFEALNWLLKNNTFEGVFILGMPLALDEVLFNVAVVIQKNKILGIVPKKTIPNYKEFMEKRWFQSGKTCETQQITILEQEVPFGNILFVNQKYNIIFGVEICQDLWTVFAPSDLMALNGAHLIFNLSSSTEHINKINPRKIAVLDHSRKQIGGYFYTSSGITESTESNLFSNHKIAALLGQIIGEKDLFNQDINLVVDVDLDFIKYQRRIDTTYGDQRIGQIFPFLKSFFKIQESHDYHFENPVSQTPFINEGEFEKNLKLANEIQKLALKTKLNNLDVKVVLEITDSINDFLTLMVVCQTFYLLKKPFADLIIILNPNSFKESNHYQLLKFFVKDYGIVNLCESSFLNQSQFLSFLEKNKTSKRPEEKSNNNDFFKEPALQTQKVLLLENNNFSDIALGKMSFRGYYDNLYNVNSGLPNLLVKEIILYHLKKDLFNNHQPLKSLYQKKVKDLITIQIIIEDFILFHHIKNGFEPNKIAWLLQKSFNYDFYKSKELVFSYLKRFFQNQFKRQNMAPGPKILENSFSPRGEFRLPIHLERQETKN; encoded by the coding sequence ATGTACAAAAACGGTTTAATTAAAGTTCAATTATCAAGTCCTAATTTAAAAATAGGCAATCCCTTAGCAAATGCTTACAGCATAAACGAAATACTTAAAGAAAGTAAAGCTAGTTTTGTTCTTTTTCCTGAACTTTGTTTAAGTAGCTATACTGCAGGAGATCTTTTTTTTGAAACTAACTTTTTAAACGAAAATTTTGAAGCTCTTAATTGGCTTTTAAAAAATAATACTTTTGAAGGGGTTTTTATTTTAGGGATGCCTTTGGCTTTGGATGAAGTTTTATTTAATGTTGCAGTTGTTATTCAAAAAAATAAAATTTTAGGGATAGTGCCAAAAAAAACCATTCCCAATTATAAAGAATTTATGGAAAAAAGATGGTTTCAATCAGGTAAAACTTGTGAAACGCAACAAATTACTATTTTAGAACAAGAAGTTCCCTTTGGTAATATTTTATTTGTTAATCAAAAATATAACATTATTTTTGGAGTTGAAATTTGTCAAGATTTATGGACCGTCTTTGCTCCAAGTGACTTAATGGCTTTAAATGGAGCCCATTTAATTTTTAATCTTTCTTCATCAACTGAACACATTAACAAAATTAATCCTCGTAAAATAGCAGTTTTGGATCATTCTCGCAAGCAAATAGGTGGTTATTTTTACACAAGCAGTGGTATCACTGAAAGCACTGAATCTAATTTATTTTCAAACCATAAAATTGCAGCTTTATTAGGACAAATTATTGGCGAAAAAGATTTATTTAACCAAGATATTAATTTAGTAGTTGATGTTGACCTTGATTTTATAAAATATCAAAGAAGAATTGATACTACTTATGGTGATCAAAGAATTGGACAAATATTTCCTTTTTTAAAATCTTTTTTCAAAATCCAAGAAAGCCATGATTATCATTTTGAAAACCCAGTTAGTCAAACTCCCTTCATTAATGAAGGTGAATTTGAAAAAAACTTGAAATTAGCTAATGAAATTCAAAAATTAGCTTTAAAAACCAAATTAAACAATCTAGATGTTAAAGTTGTTTTAGAAATAACAGATAGTATAAATGATTTTTTAACTTTGATGGTTGTTTGTCAAACTTTTTACCTTTTGAAAAAACCATTTGCAGATTTAATCATTATTTTAAATCCAAATTCTTTTAAGGAATCAAACCATTATCAACTTTTAAAATTTTTTGTAAAAGATTACGGCATTGTCAATCTTTGTGAAAGTAGTTTTTTAAATCAAAGTCAATTTTTATCTTTTTTAGAAAAAAACAAAACCTCAAAAAGGCCAGAAGAAAAAAGTAATAACAATGATTTTTTTAAAGAACCTGCTTTGCAAACTCAAAAAGTATTACTTTTAGAAAATAATAATTTTTCTGATATTGCTTTAGGTAAAATGAGTTTTCGTGGTTATTATGATAATCTTTATAATGTTAATTCAGGATTACCTAATCTTTTAGTCAAAGAAATAATACTTTATCACCTAAAAAAAGATCTTTTTAATAATCATCAACCCTTAAAATCACTTTATCAAAAAAAAGTAAAAGATTTAATAACTATCCAAATAATTATTGAAGATTTTATTCTTTTTCATCATATTAAAAACGGGTTTGAGCCAAATAAAATCGCTTGGTTATTGCAAAAATCTTTTAATTATGATTTTTATAAAAGCAAAGAACTTGTCTTTTCATATTTAAAACGTTTTTTTCAAAATCAATTCAAAAGACAAAATATGGCTCCAGGTCCTAAAATTTTAGAAAACAGTTTTTCACCAAGAGGTGAATTTCGTTTACCAATTCATTTAGAAAGACAAGAAACCAAAAATTAA